In Arthrobacter sp. SLBN-112, a genomic segment contains:
- a CDS encoding VOC family protein: protein MTAAANSQDLLPADLAMGTVMLKVGDMKVMTDYYQRALGLEVVAERDGGLYLGRLGRPLVHLAPAPGLNLPGRGEAGLFHTALLFEDQASLAATIATAAQYEPMSFTGSADHLVSEAFYFTDPEGNGIELYWDRPRSNWSWNGTDVVMDSLALPPQRYLEQHLTEESLEGQRVTAAGVGHVHLQVGDVQTARDFYVGTLGFEKTAGWHGQALFVSAGRYHHHMAMNVWNSRGAGPRKDTLGLGEVLIEVPSGDDVGALADRLKVAGVPAHHTGAELRFEDPWRNRLRVAVR, encoded by the coding sequence ATGACCGCAGCAGCCAACAGCCAGGACCTGCTTCCTGCCGACCTCGCCATGGGCACGGTGATGCTCAAGGTGGGGGACATGAAGGTCATGACCGACTACTACCAGCGCGCACTGGGCCTCGAGGTGGTGGCTGAACGGGACGGTGGACTGTACCTGGGCCGTCTTGGCCGCCCCCTGGTCCATCTGGCCCCCGCGCCCGGCTTGAACCTGCCCGGCAGGGGAGAGGCCGGCCTGTTCCATACCGCACTCCTGTTTGAGGACCAGGCCTCCCTCGCTGCCACCATCGCCACCGCGGCGCAGTACGAGCCGATGTCCTTCACCGGCAGCGCCGACCACCTGGTCAGCGAGGCCTTCTACTTCACCGACCCTGAAGGCAACGGCATCGAGCTGTACTGGGACCGCCCGCGCAGCAACTGGTCCTGGAACGGGACGGACGTGGTGATGGACAGCCTGGCGCTGCCCCCGCAGCGCTACCTGGAGCAACACCTCACGGAGGAATCGCTCGAAGGCCAGCGCGTGACGGCCGCCGGCGTAGGCCACGTCCACCTTCAGGTGGGCGACGTCCAGACGGCGCGCGACTTCTACGTGGGCACCCTCGGTTTCGAAAAGACGGCGGGCTGGCATGGGCAGGCACTGTTCGTATCCGCGGGCCGGTACCACCACCACATGGCCATGAACGTCTGGAACAGCCGCGGCGCGGGCCCGCGCAAGGACACCCTCGGGCTCGGCGAAGTCCTCATCGAAGTTCCGTCAGGGGACGACGTCGGCGCCTTGGCTGACCGCCTCAAGGTCGCCGGAGTGCCCGCTCACCACACAGGTGCCGAGCTCCGGTTCGAGGACCCGTGGCGCAACCGGCTGCGGGTGGCTGTCCGCTGA
- the trmD gene encoding tRNA (guanosine(37)-N1)-methyltransferase TrmD: protein MRIDVVSIFPEYLAPLELSLIGKARQDGILDLHVHDLRSFTTDKHRSVDDTPYGGGAGMVMKPEPWAQALSAVAEGRPDPQRKPVLIVPSPAGERFTQALAYELAEEQHLAFACGRYEGIDERVIEWAQDHFTVRPVSLGDYVLNGGEVAVLAMVEAIGRLLPGVVGNPESLVEESHSDGLLEYPVYTKPSVWRDREVPPVLLSGNHGRIAQWRRHEQYRRTAERRPDLLAAFDAGNLPRADRTELHNLGYDVVAGRLARRPDPAPGEQD, encoded by the coding sequence ATGCGGATCGACGTCGTCAGCATCTTCCCGGAATACCTGGCCCCGCTTGAGCTCTCGCTGATAGGCAAGGCCCGCCAGGATGGCATCCTGGACCTGCACGTCCATGACCTCCGCAGCTTCACCACCGACAAGCACCGTTCCGTGGACGACACCCCTTACGGCGGCGGTGCAGGGATGGTCATGAAGCCCGAACCGTGGGCACAGGCGCTGTCAGCGGTGGCAGAGGGCCGTCCCGACCCCCAGCGCAAACCCGTCCTGATCGTTCCGTCTCCCGCCGGCGAGCGGTTCACGCAGGCCCTTGCCTATGAGCTGGCCGAAGAACAACACCTCGCCTTCGCCTGCGGTCGCTATGAAGGCATCGACGAGCGCGTCATCGAGTGGGCCCAGGACCACTTCACCGTTCGCCCCGTAAGCCTTGGCGACTACGTGCTCAATGGTGGGGAGGTCGCCGTCCTGGCCATGGTGGAAGCCATTGGCCGCCTCCTGCCCGGCGTGGTGGGCAACCCCGAGTCCCTGGTGGAGGAGTCCCACTCCGACGGTCTGCTGGAATATCCGGTCTACACCAAGCCGTCCGTGTGGCGGGACCGCGAGGTCCCCCCGGTCCTGCTCAGCGGAAACCATGGCAGGATCGCGCAGTGGCGCCGGCACGAGCAGTACCGCCGGACAGCCGAACGCCGCCCGGACCTGCTGGCGGCGTTCGACGCCGGCAACCTTCCGCGTGCCGACCGCACCGAACTGCACAACCTGGGGTACGACGTCGTCGCCGGCAGGCTGGCGCGCCGTCCGGATCCGGCGCCAGGGGAGCAGGACTAG
- the lepB gene encoding signal peptidase I, whose protein sequence is MPENPARNPEPRHEGTAENQAVPTPEEPGDGPEAGAPSHRKGRSGSKPAGKSTGNPLLGWLKEIATVVVIAVVLSFLIKTFLFRAFFIPSESMVNTLDVDDRIFVNLLVPEPFALSRGDVVVFRDTKGWLPPTAAKTQGPFTWVQDGLTFVGLLPDNTDQHLVKRVIGLPGDHVVCCDAGGKLTINGTAVDEKYINPAEVPQVRNFDVTVPEGKVWVMGDNRNHSADSRSHMENDGGFIDLRDLEGKAAVIAWPLNRIKTLDNYPDVFRNVPAAR, encoded by the coding sequence ATGCCCGAGAACCCAGCGCGGAATCCTGAACCGCGCCATGAAGGCACCGCAGAAAACCAGGCCGTTCCAACCCCCGAAGAGCCCGGCGACGGTCCTGAAGCGGGCGCGCCCTCCCACCGGAAAGGGCGGTCGGGATCCAAGCCGGCCGGCAAGTCCACGGGCAACCCCCTGCTCGGGTGGCTCAAGGAGATCGCCACCGTCGTGGTCATCGCCGTTGTGCTGTCCTTTCTCATCAAGACCTTCCTCTTCCGGGCGTTCTTCATCCCCTCCGAGTCCATGGTGAACACCCTTGATGTGGACGACCGGATCTTCGTCAATCTCCTGGTCCCGGAGCCGTTTGCGCTCAGCCGCGGGGACGTTGTGGTTTTTCGTGACACCAAGGGCTGGCTGCCGCCCACGGCAGCCAAGACCCAGGGGCCGTTCACGTGGGTCCAGGATGGCCTGACGTTTGTGGGGCTGCTGCCCGACAACACGGACCAGCACCTGGTGAAGCGGGTCATCGGGCTGCCGGGCGACCACGTGGTGTGTTGCGACGCCGGCGGTAAACTGACCATCAACGGAACCGCCGTGGACGAGAAATATATCAACCCTGCCGAAGTCCCGCAGGTCCGCAACTTCGACGTCACCGTCCCGGAGGGCAAAGTGTGGGTGATGGGCGATAACCGGAACCATTCCGCAGATTCCCGGTCGCACATGGAAAATGATGGCGGATTCATCGACCTTAGGGACCTGGAGGGCAAGGCCGCGGTCATCGCGTGGCCGCTGAACAGGATCAAGACCCTGGACAACTACCCGGACGTGTTTCGCAACGTACCGGCGGCCCGCTGA
- the lepB gene encoding signal peptidase I yields MHQTKRQPRTMGWRFAFLALVLAVTISGVVRSLWLDVYYIPSESMEPLLQGGDRILVSRTDFQADPIRRGDIVVFDGRGTFAPLNSGRGPLMDAATGLTQWLGLTGSDTTYVKRVIGLPGDTVVCCDAAGTVTVNGVPLDEPYIFPGDVPSTQKFNSVVPEGRLWLMGDHRSVSADSRSLLGAPGGGMVPLERVIGRPVQILWPLDRFAPVARPPVMGPTTQNGR; encoded by the coding sequence ATGCACCAGACAAAACGCCAGCCCCGCACCATGGGCTGGCGTTTTGCGTTCCTGGCCCTGGTCCTTGCCGTCACCATCAGCGGCGTGGTGCGGTCCTTGTGGCTCGATGTCTACTACATTCCCTCGGAGTCCATGGAGCCGCTCCTCCAAGGTGGTGACCGGATCCTGGTCTCGCGCACGGATTTCCAGGCCGACCCCATCAGGCGCGGGGATATCGTCGTCTTCGACGGACGCGGAACATTCGCGCCCCTGAACAGCGGCAGGGGTCCGCTGATGGATGCCGCCACCGGCCTCACCCAGTGGCTGGGCCTCACCGGGAGCGATACCACCTACGTCAAACGGGTCATAGGGCTTCCGGGCGATACCGTGGTCTGCTGTGACGCAGCCGGCACAGTCACCGTGAACGGGGTGCCGCTGGACGAGCCGTACATATTCCCCGGCGATGTCCCCAGCACGCAAAAATTCAACTCGGTGGTCCCGGAGGGCAGGCTGTGGCTGATGGGGGACCACCGGTCGGTCTCCGCGGATTCGCGCAGCCTGCTGGGCGCTCCCGGGGGCGGAATGGTCCCGCTGGAGCGCGTGATCGGCCGGCCGGTCCAGATCCTGTGGCCCCTTGATAGATTTGCTCCAGTAGCACGGCCGCCAGTGATGGGGCCGACAACACAGAACGGACGGTAA
- a CDS encoding RNA-binding protein: MLAEALEHLVRGIVDSPDDVKVSSKNNRRGDTLEVRVHQDDLGRVIGRQGRTARALRTVVAALAGGEPVRVDVVDTDRRR; the protein is encoded by the coding sequence TTGCTGGCAGAAGCGCTGGAGCACCTGGTCCGGGGAATCGTCGATTCCCCGGATGACGTCAAGGTCAGTTCGAAGAACAATCGCCGCGGGGACACCCTCGAGGTACGGGTTCACCAGGATGACCTCGGACGGGTGATTGGCCGCCAGGGCCGCACGGCACGCGCACTGCGCACCGTTGTGGCAGCACTGGCCGGCGGCGAACCGGTCAGGGTCGACGTCGTCGATACCGACCGCCGCCGCTGA
- a CDS encoding alpha/beta fold hydrolase — MFKQRVVFVHGAGAFGAAAWPRQHGMALSFDALFLRRQGYDAVAEPVESSFAEDTAIVLRSLADDGRGAAGGHVVAHSQGAIPAMMAAVERPDLVYSLTLVEPACLSLTAELPATAAHISLMKPLLDVRHQLSDEDFQREFVRRVYATDLQQPATTEEKRSARRLRLQVPSWEAPLHIVPGVPTLVLTGGWEPLYEEIAGYLRETGALHCVAAGGHRPHDSVEGDRTIRQFISDVSRSQPARAS, encoded by the coding sequence ATGTTCAAGCAGCGGGTAGTTTTCGTGCACGGCGCCGGAGCTTTCGGCGCCGCCGCGTGGCCCCGGCAGCACGGCATGGCGCTGTCGTTCGACGCCTTGTTCCTTCGCCGGCAGGGCTATGACGCCGTCGCGGAACCGGTGGAATCATCCTTTGCGGAGGACACGGCCATCGTGCTGCGGTCCTTGGCGGATGATGGCCGCGGTGCTGCCGGCGGACATGTGGTGGCACACTCCCAGGGCGCGATCCCTGCCATGATGGCCGCCGTCGAACGCCCCGATCTCGTCTATTCGCTGACCCTGGTGGAACCGGCGTGCCTTTCCCTGACCGCAGAGCTGCCGGCCACGGCGGCGCACATCAGCTTGATGAAGCCACTCCTGGATGTCCGCCACCAGCTTAGTGACGAGGACTTCCAGCGCGAGTTCGTCCGGCGGGTCTATGCGACGGACCTCCAGCAGCCTGCCACCACGGAGGAGAAACGCTCCGCACGCCGGCTGCGGCTCCAGGTTCCGTCGTGGGAAGCGCCCCTGCACATTGTTCCCGGCGTTCCCACGCTGGTCCTCACCGGGGGCTGGGAGCCGCTGTACGAGGAAATTGCCGGTTACCTGCGGGAGACCGGCGCCCTGCACTGCGTTGCCGCGGGCGGGCACCGGCCCCATGACTCCGTGGAGGGCGACCGGACCATCCGGCAGTTCATCAGCGATGTCAGCCGGAGCCAACCGGCCCGGGCCTCCTAG
- the rplS gene encoding 50S ribosomal protein L19 has translation MHILDSLDAASLRNDVPEFRAGDTLKVHVNIIEGKNSRVQVFQGFVLGRQGDGVRETFTVRKVSFGVGVERTFPVHSPIIDKIEVVTKGDVRRAKLYYMRALRGKAAKIKEKRDFATGK, from the coding sequence ATGCATATTCTCGATTCCCTCGATGCAGCTTCGCTGCGCAACGATGTTCCCGAATTCCGCGCGGGCGACACCCTCAAGGTTCACGTGAACATCATCGAAGGCAAGAACTCCCGTGTCCAGGTCTTCCAGGGCTTCGTCCTGGGCCGCCAGGGCGATGGCGTCCGCGAAACCTTCACCGTCCGCAAGGTTTCCTTCGGCGTCGGCGTGGAGCGTACCTTCCCGGTACACTCCCCGATCATCGACAAGATCGAGGTCGTTACCAAGGGTGACGTCCGTCGCGCCAAGCTTTACTACATGCGTGCACTGCGCGGTAAGGCTGCGAAGATCAAGGAAAAGCGCGACTTCGCCACCGGCAAGTAA
- the rimM gene encoding ribosome maturation factor RimM (Essential for efficient processing of 16S rRNA), translating to MQLQVARIGKPHGIRGEVTVQVLTDAPEDRFVPGTEFVVEPAASGPLTVDSARWNKDILLLGFAEVTDRNQAETLRGAKLFIETEELEEDDDEGWYEHELVGLHARIGSQVVGKVTALATMPVQDLLTVTTPEGKEILIPFVEQIVPEVNLEEGFVLLTPPDGLFELNADEAASPEPEGRE from the coding sequence ATGCAGCTTCAGGTGGCGCGGATCGGCAAGCCGCACGGCATTCGCGGGGAAGTCACGGTCCAGGTGCTGACCGATGCCCCCGAAGACAGGTTTGTCCCGGGCACGGAGTTCGTCGTTGAACCTGCCGCCTCCGGACCCTTGACGGTGGACAGTGCGCGCTGGAACAAGGACATCCTGCTGCTGGGCTTTGCGGAAGTGACTGACCGCAACCAGGCCGAAACCCTCCGCGGCGCCAAGCTGTTCATCGAAACCGAAGAACTCGAAGAGGACGACGACGAGGGCTGGTACGAGCACGAACTTGTCGGCCTTCACGCCCGGATCGGCTCACAGGTGGTGGGCAAGGTAACAGCCCTGGCCACCATGCCCGTCCAGGACCTGTTGACTGTGACCACCCCGGAGGGCAAGGAGATCCTCATCCCCTTCGTGGAGCAGATTGTGCCCGAGGTCAACCTCGAGGAAGGTTTTGTGCTGCTCACCCCGCCGGACGGCCTCTTTGAACTGAACGCCGACGAAGCCGCGTCCCCGGAACCCGAAGGCAGGGAATAG
- the ffh gene encoding signal recognition particle protein, with product MFNSLSDRLTATFKNLRGKGRLTEADVDATVREIRRALLDADVAVSVVREFTGKVRERALGAEVSGALNPSQQIVKIVNEELVEILGGETRRIRLAKNGPTIIMLAGLQGAGKTTLAGKLSKWLKAQGHSPMLVACDLQRPNAVTQLQVVGQRANVPVFAPHPGATSTELDHPAGDPVAVARAGVEEARQKLHDVVIVDTAGRLGVDADMMEQARQIRRAIVPNEVLFVIDSMIGQDAVNTALAFDEGVNFTGIVLSKLDGDARGGAALSVASVTGKPVMFASTGEGLDDFELFHPDRMASRILDMGDVLTLIEQAEKSWDKDEAARMAKKFADQEDFTLEDFLAQMQQIRNMGSMKKMLMMMPGAQNIRQQLEQFDEREIDRVEAIVRSMTPHERLAPKIINGSRRARIARGSGVHVSEVNGLLERFAQAQKMMKKMAQGGMPGMPGMPGMPGAGGGARKNAKNAPKKKAKSGNPAKAAQERKDAEARRANAGKALPTGAAFGQQGGDFDPSQLNLPKGFDKFLGK from the coding sequence GTGTTCAATTCACTCTCTGACCGGTTGACAGCAACCTTCAAAAATCTCCGCGGCAAGGGCCGCCTCACCGAAGCCGACGTCGATGCCACCGTCCGCGAGATCCGCCGTGCCCTGCTGGACGCAGACGTCGCCGTTTCGGTGGTACGCGAATTCACCGGAAAGGTCCGCGAACGTGCGCTCGGTGCCGAGGTTTCGGGTGCGCTGAATCCCAGCCAGCAGATCGTCAAGATCGTCAACGAGGAACTCGTGGAGATCCTTGGCGGCGAAACCCGCCGGATCCGGTTGGCCAAGAACGGTCCCACCATCATCATGCTTGCCGGCCTCCAGGGCGCGGGCAAGACCACTTTGGCCGGCAAGCTGTCAAAATGGCTGAAGGCCCAGGGCCACAGCCCCATGCTGGTGGCCTGCGACCTCCAGCGCCCCAACGCTGTCACCCAGCTCCAGGTGGTGGGCCAGCGCGCCAACGTGCCCGTTTTCGCCCCGCACCCCGGGGCCACGTCCACCGAACTGGACCACCCTGCCGGTGACCCTGTCGCGGTCGCCCGTGCCGGCGTGGAGGAAGCGCGCCAGAAGCTGCACGACGTCGTGATCGTTGACACCGCCGGCCGCCTCGGCGTCGACGCGGACATGATGGAACAGGCCCGGCAGATCCGCCGCGCCATTGTCCCCAACGAAGTCCTCTTCGTGATCGACTCCATGATCGGCCAGGACGCCGTCAACACGGCCCTCGCCTTCGACGAAGGCGTGAACTTCACCGGCATCGTGCTGTCCAAGCTCGACGGCGACGCACGCGGCGGTGCCGCGCTGTCGGTCGCTTCGGTCACCGGCAAGCCCGTCATGTTCGCCTCCACCGGCGAAGGCCTGGACGACTTCGAGCTCTTCCACCCGGACCGGATGGCCTCGCGCATCCTGGACATGGGCGACGTGCTCACCCTGATCGAGCAGGCCGAGAAGTCCTGGGACAAGGACGAAGCGGCCCGGATGGCGAAGAAGTTCGCCGACCAGGAAGACTTCACCCTGGAAGACTTCCTGGCCCAGATGCAGCAGATCCGCAACATGGGCTCCATGAAGAAGATGCTCATGATGATGCCGGGTGCGCAAAACATCCGGCAGCAGCTGGAGCAGTTCGACGAGCGCGAGATCGACCGCGTCGAGGCAATCGTCCGGTCCATGACGCCGCATGAACGGCTTGCACCGAAGATCATCAACGGATCCCGCCGCGCGCGCATCGCCCGCGGTTCCGGCGTCCACGTCTCGGAGGTCAACGGCCTGCTGGAACGTTTCGCGCAGGCCCAGAAGATGATGAAGAAGATGGCCCAGGGTGGCATGCCGGGAATGCCCGGGATGCCGGGTATGCCCGGTGCCGGCGGGGGTGCGCGGAAGAACGCCAAGAACGCGCCGAAGAAGAAGGCGAAGTCCGGCAACCCGGCCAAGGCTGCGCAGGAGCGCAAGGATGCCGAAGCCCGGCGCGCCAATGCAGGCAAGGCGCTGCCCACCGGTGCCGCGTTTGGCCAGCAGGGCGGCGACTTCGATCCCTCGCAGTTGAACCTCCCCAAGGGCTTCGACAAGTTCCTGGGCAAGTAG
- the rpsP gene encoding 30S ribosomal protein S16: MAVKIRLKRFGKMRAPYYRIVVADSRTKRDGRAIEEIGKYHPTEEPSFIEVNSERAQYWLSVGAQPSEQVAAILKITGDWQKFKGLPGQEGTLKTKVAKEAFVAPEKGSVIIPEAITKKASKSDAAEAPADAEAETTEAE, from the coding sequence GTGGCCGTAAAGATTCGCCTTAAGCGCTTCGGCAAGATGCGCGCCCCGTACTACCGCATCGTCGTCGCGGACTCACGCACCAAGCGTGACGGCCGCGCCATCGAAGAGATCGGCAAGTACCACCCCACCGAAGAGCCCTCGTTCATCGAGGTCAACTCCGAGCGTGCCCAGTACTGGCTGTCCGTCGGCGCCCAGCCGTCCGAGCAGGTTGCCGCCATCCTGAAGATCACCGGTGACTGGCAGAAGTTCAAGGGCCTCCCGGGCCAGGAAGGCACCCTCAAGACCAAGGTCGCGAAGGAAGCTTTCGTTGCTCCGGAGAAGGGCTCGGTCATCATCCCGGAAGCCATCACCAAGAAGGCCTCCAAGTCTGACGCTGCCGAGGCCCCGGCCGACGCCGAAGCTGAGACCACCGAGGCTGAGTAG
- the thiC gene encoding phosphomethylpyrimidine synthase ThiC, whose protein sequence is MSTQNTQLNPARTLSGSDSAGAPGTGSTPQVTQSLKSHSLAWIDDAASGIRVPVTEIALEPSPNGRPNPPFRTYRTAGPGSDPVRGLQPFRAEWIEARGDTEAYSGRERNLLDDGRSAVRRGAASAEWKGARPVPRRAVDGRTVTQMHYARQGIITQEMRFVALRENCDVELVRSEVAAGRAIIPNNINHPESEPMIIGKAFLVKINANIGNSAVTSSIAEEVDKLQWATQWGADTVMDLSTGDDIHTTREWIIRNSPVPIGTVPIYQALEKVNGEANALTWEIFRDTVIEQCEQGVDYMTIHAGVLLRYVPLTANRVTGIVSRGGSIMAGWCLAHHQENFLYTHFDELCEIFAKYDVAFSLGDGLRPGSTADANDAAQFAELDTLAELTQRAWEFDVQVMVEGPGHVPFHLVRENVERQQELCKGAPFYTLGPLVTDIAPGYDHITSAIGATEIARYGTAMLCYVTPKEHLGLPNKDDVKTGVITYKIAAHAADLAKGHPGAHERDDALSKARFEFRWRDQFALSLDPVTAEEFHDETLPAEPAKTAHFCSMCGPKFCSMRISQDIRNEYGSADSQAALADMASGMREKSQEFLAAGGKVYLPELQVPAGS, encoded by the coding sequence TTGAGTACACAAAACACCCAGTTGAACCCTGCCCGCACGCTGTCCGGTTCCGATTCTGCCGGCGCCCCCGGCACCGGATCCACGCCGCAGGTGACGCAGTCCCTGAAGTCGCATTCCCTGGCCTGGATCGACGATGCCGCTTCCGGAATCCGGGTCCCGGTGACGGAAATCGCCCTCGAGCCATCGCCGAACGGCCGGCCGAACCCTCCCTTCCGGACCTACCGGACGGCCGGCCCAGGCAGTGATCCCGTGCGCGGCCTGCAACCCTTCCGCGCCGAGTGGATCGAGGCGCGCGGGGACACGGAAGCCTACAGCGGCAGGGAACGCAACCTGCTCGACGACGGACGCTCGGCCGTGCGCCGCGGTGCAGCCTCCGCGGAGTGGAAGGGCGCCCGGCCGGTGCCCCGCCGCGCCGTCGACGGCAGGACGGTGACCCAAATGCACTACGCCCGGCAGGGCATCATCACGCAGGAAATGCGCTTTGTGGCGCTGCGGGAGAACTGCGACGTGGAACTGGTCAGGAGCGAGGTTGCCGCCGGGCGCGCCATCATCCCGAACAACATTAACCACCCCGAGTCCGAGCCGATGATCATCGGCAAGGCCTTCCTGGTGAAGATCAACGCCAACATCGGCAACTCGGCGGTGACGAGCTCCATCGCAGAGGAGGTTGACAAGCTCCAGTGGGCCACCCAGTGGGGCGCCGACACGGTCATGGACCTGTCCACGGGCGACGACATCCACACCACCAGGGAATGGATCATCCGCAACTCCCCCGTCCCGATTGGAACCGTCCCGATCTACCAGGCGCTGGAAAAAGTCAACGGCGAGGCCAACGCGCTGACTTGGGAAATCTTCCGGGACACCGTCATTGAGCAGTGCGAACAGGGCGTGGACTACATGACCATCCACGCCGGTGTGCTGCTGCGGTACGTCCCGCTCACGGCCAACCGGGTGACGGGCATCGTCTCGCGCGGCGGCTCCATCATGGCCGGCTGGTGCCTGGCCCACCACCAGGAAAACTTCCTCTACACGCACTTTGACGAACTCTGCGAAATCTTCGCCAAGTACGACGTCGCGTTCTCCCTGGGCGACGGTTTGCGCCCCGGGTCGACGGCGGACGCCAACGACGCTGCCCAGTTCGCCGAACTCGACACCCTCGCCGAACTCACGCAGCGCGCCTGGGAGTTCGACGTGCAGGTCATGGTGGAAGGCCCCGGCCACGTGCCGTTCCACCTGGTCCGGGAAAACGTGGAGCGGCAGCAGGAGCTGTGCAAGGGCGCGCCGTTCTACACGCTGGGGCCGTTGGTGACCGATATTGCGCCCGGCTATGACCACATCACCTCGGCGATCGGGGCCACCGAAATCGCCCGGTACGGTACCGCCATGCTCTGCTATGTCACGCCCAAGGAACACCTGGGCCTGCCCAACAAGGACGACGTGAAGACCGGCGTCATCACCTACAAGATCGCAGCCCACGCGGCGGACCTGGCCAAGGGCCACCCGGGAGCCCACGAACGGGACGACGCATTGTCCAAGGCGCGGTTCGAGTTCCGCTGGCGGGACCAGTTCGCGCTCTCGCTGGACCCGGTGACGGCGGAAGAGTTCCACGACGAGACGCTGCCGGCCGAACCTGCCAAGACGGCGCACTTCTGCTCCATGTGCGGACCCAAGTTCTGCTCGATGCGGATCAGCCAGGACATCCGGAACGAATACGGGTCAGCCGACTCGCAGGCGGCCCTGGCGGACATGGCCTCCGGGATGCGGGAGAAGAGCCAGGAATTCCTGGCCGCGGGCGGCAAGGTCTACCTGCCGGAACTGCAGGTGCCTGCCGGCAGCTAG
- a CDS encoding amidohydrolase family protein, producing the protein MAGIIHFRGPVLAAPDRVRHGLWSVDGRLTFHRPATPPDRVLDGWVLPGFADAHCHIGLGPAGPVEAAVAQEQALADVNAGTLLVRDAGSPADTRWMQGGKEFPVLIRAGRHIARTRRYLRGFAHEVEPEGLVEAVRKQARDGDGWVKLVGDWIDRGAGDLAPSFPAAVVRDAVRAAHDEGARVTAHCFAEDTLDQMLDAGIDCIEHATGLLPRHLPRFAEQGVPIVPTLINIATFPDIAAQAEPKFPRYAAHMRSLWERRLERVAQAHAAGVRIFAGTDAGSVIRHGRIADEILALHFAGLPMAAALDAACWAARRWLGADGLEEGARADVIVCREDPRAVPETISRLDHVVLCGRIIR; encoded by the coding sequence ATGGCTGGAATCATTCACTTTCGCGGACCCGTCCTGGCTGCGCCGGACCGGGTGCGGCATGGACTCTGGTCGGTGGACGGCAGGCTCACCTTCCACCGGCCCGCCACGCCACCTGACCGGGTGCTTGACGGCTGGGTGCTGCCGGGCTTCGCGGACGCCCACTGCCACATCGGGCTGGGCCCGGCCGGTCCGGTGGAGGCCGCCGTGGCGCAGGAACAAGCTTTGGCCGACGTCAACGCCGGGACACTCCTGGTCCGTGATGCGGGCTCGCCCGCCGATACCCGCTGGATGCAGGGCGGCAAGGAATTCCCGGTGCTGATCCGCGCCGGAAGGCACATCGCCCGGACCCGCCGCTACCTGCGCGGCTTCGCCCACGAAGTCGAACCCGAGGGCCTCGTTGAGGCCGTGCGCAAGCAGGCCCGGGACGGGGATGGCTGGGTCAAACTGGTGGGGGACTGGATCGACCGCGGCGCCGGGGACCTGGCGCCCTCCTTTCCCGCCGCCGTCGTCCGTGACGCCGTCCGTGCGGCGCATGACGAAGGCGCACGGGTGACGGCCCACTGCTTCGCCGAGGACACCCTGGACCAGATGCTCGACGCCGGCATTGACTGCATCGAGCACGCCACCGGGCTGCTGCCACGCCACCTGCCCCGGTTCGCCGAACAAGGCGTGCCGATCGTGCCCACCCTCATCAATATCGCCACGTTCCCGGACATTGCCGCGCAGGCGGAACCAAAGTTTCCACGCTATGCAGCCCACATGCGCTCCCTCTGGGAGCGGAGGCTGGAGCGCGTGGCGCAGGCCCATGCTGCGGGCGTGCGCATCTTCGCCGGAACAGACGCCGGCAGCGTCATCCGCCATGGCCGGATCGCGGACGAAATCCTCGCCCTGCACTTCGCGGGGCTGCCGATGGCGGCAGCGTTGGATGCGGCGTGCTGGGCGGCCCGCCGCTGGCTCGGAGCGGACGGCCTGGAAGAAGGGGCGCGCGCCGACGTCATCGTGTGCCGTGAAGATCCACGGGCGGTCCCGGAGACCATCAGCAGACTGGATCACGTGGTGCTCTGCGGCCGCATCATCCGCTGA